A window of the bacterium genome harbors these coding sequences:
- a CDS encoding mucoidy inhibitor MuiA family protein: MRIELILLGCCLVACTALAREVPSTISQVTVYNSMALLQREVKLQLNAGENRIEIGHLPTAMMDESVHIRLGDEGQVQISDVKVERWFLEKAEERQVKKIEEQIAALDLQDFQADNEIKALKSQEKFLTSIQVAADAKASQELLQAKMDVASWSSTLTFLRKNLTSVYNEITELELQRKQIEDKREALKKQLQQVQSARPKEEKSIQLLLQCKTALSTGLSVNYLVRDVAWSPTYELRALPAQDQVEMVYSAEVRQKTGEEWTDVSLSLSTATPAFGAQAPELHPWYLNLYKPEPPVRLSKAAAAPQGRVAEEAVLYSVQDAIEPSVVEAKGASVHFVIAGKRTISSGDEPTKVLIRRQMFPAALSCLTIPKMSQHAYLQGSFENSGEYPLIAGPAVTYVDGDYVGKSHLQNKAVGEKVQLSLGIDPNIKIKHELVKRFERNKGMISKKTEIEYVYKITCENYRSKAAVITVQDQAPISRHEDVEVSDVKLTPNVNEWNKETGKLTWNLTVAPKEKKEILISFVVSHPRDAVINGL, translated from the coding sequence ATGAGAATAGAGCTGATTTTGCTGGGTTGCTGCCTGGTTGCTTGTACAGCTCTGGCGCGTGAAGTTCCAAGCACGATTTCGCAAGTGACCGTATATAACAGCATGGCTCTGTTACAGCGTGAAGTCAAGCTGCAGCTCAACGCTGGCGAGAACAGGATCGAGATCGGTCATCTGCCCACCGCCATGATGGATGAGTCCGTGCATATCCGCTTGGGCGACGAAGGTCAGGTGCAGATCTCAGACGTCAAAGTGGAACGCTGGTTTCTGGAAAAGGCGGAAGAGCGGCAGGTGAAAAAGATCGAAGAGCAGATCGCCGCTTTGGATCTGCAGGATTTTCAGGCGGACAATGAGATCAAGGCGCTGAAGAGTCAGGAAAAATTTCTCACCTCCATCCAGGTGGCAGCGGACGCCAAGGCCTCGCAAGAACTGCTGCAAGCCAAAATGGATGTGGCCTCGTGGAGTTCGACGTTGACGTTTCTACGCAAGAATCTGACCTCGGTGTACAACGAGATCACCGAGTTGGAGCTGCAGCGCAAACAAATCGAGGATAAACGGGAGGCGTTGAAGAAACAGCTGCAGCAGGTTCAATCCGCGCGACCCAAAGAGGAGAAAAGCATTCAACTGCTGCTGCAGTGCAAGACCGCCCTGTCCACCGGATTGTCCGTGAACTATCTGGTCCGCGATGTCGCCTGGTCGCCCACCTATGAGCTGCGGGCGCTGCCGGCGCAGGATCAGGTGGAGATGGTCTACTCCGCAGAGGTGCGCCAAAAAACCGGTGAAGAGTGGACTGATGTCTCTTTAAGCCTTTCCACCGCCACACCGGCGTTCGGCGCCCAGGCGCCTGAACTGCACCCCTGGTATCTGAACCTCTACAAGCCGGAGCCGCCGGTGCGGCTGTCGAAAGCCGCTGCGGCGCCGCAGGGCCGTGTAGCGGAAGAGGCCGTGCTCTACAGCGTTCAGGATGCGATAGAGCCTTCTGTCGTGGAGGCCAAGGGCGCTTCGGTCCATTTCGTCATCGCCGGCAAACGCACCATCAGCAGCGGCGATGAGCCGACTAAGGTGCTGATCCGACGTCAAATGTTTCCGGCAGCGCTTTCCTGTCTGACGATCCCCAAGATGAGCCAGCATGCCTATCTGCAGGGCAGTTTTGAAAACAGCGGTGAATATCCGTTGATCGCCGGTCCGGCCGTCACCTATGTGGACGGCGATTATGTCGGGAAAAGCCATTTGCAGAACAAAGCGGTGGGTGAAAAAGTTCAGCTCTCATTGGGCATTGATCCCAATATCAAGATCAAGCACGAACTGGTCAAACGGTTTGAGCGCAACAAGGGCATGATCAGCAAAAAGACTGAAATCGAATATGTTTATAAAATCACCTGTGAGAATTACCGCAGCAAAGCCGCCGTCATCACGGTTCAGGATCAGGCGCCTATCAGCCGCCATGAGGATGTGGAGGTTTCCGACGTCAAACTGACGCCCAATGTCAACGAATGGAACAAGGAGACCGGCAAACTGACCTGGAATCTGACGGTGGCGCCCAAGGAAAAAAAGGAGATTTTGATCAGTTTTGTGGTGAGCCATCCACGGGATGCGGTGATCAATGGACTGTAA
- a CDS encoding dipeptide epimerase encodes MSRKEFIRTAAKGAAVAGAASLTTGSASTAEKKMSAGGFKVTVKTKRLDLRHAWTISRNTSTFKEYAFVKLEKDGVFGLGEAAHNARYGESLESTVAAIEKAVPILQTCDPWKYVDVNAAVQNVCKGQTAAQAGIDIALMDWLSKWLGIPLYQFWGLDPRKAPQTTFSIGIDTMEMVRQKVEEAAPYPLLKIKMGKDNDEEVLAAVRSVTQKTLRVDANEGWKNKELALRKVEWLAQNGVDLVEQPMPAHMLEETAWVKERATIPIIADESVKTSQDIPALAQAFDGINIKVDKAGGLQESLRMIWMARALGMKIMLGCMVSSSLSITAAAHLSPLTDFPDLDGNLLLARDPFQGVTVKEGWLILPDKPGLGVSGDF; translated from the coding sequence ATGTCGCGTAAAGAATTTATCCGCACTGCTGCCAAGGGCGCAGCGGTCGCCGGTGCGGCTTCTCTGACCACTGGGTCTGCGTCCACGGCGGAAAAAAAGATGTCTGCAGGCGGATTCAAGGTAACAGTAAAAACCAAACGGCTCGATTTGCGTCACGCCTGGACGATCAGCCGCAACACCAGCACGTTCAAGGAATATGCGTTCGTCAAGCTGGAAAAGGACGGCGTGTTCGGGCTGGGGGAAGCGGCGCACAATGCGCGCTACGGCGAAAGCCTCGAGTCCACGGTGGCTGCAATCGAAAAGGCGGTACCGATTCTGCAGACCTGCGATCCATGGAAATACGTCGATGTCAACGCAGCGGTGCAGAACGTGTGTAAAGGCCAAACCGCGGCTCAAGCCGGCATCGACATCGCTCTGATGGATTGGCTGAGCAAATGGCTGGGCATTCCGTTGTATCAGTTCTGGGGCCTGGATCCCCGCAAGGCGCCGCAGACCACTTTTTCCATCGGCATCGATACCATGGAAATGGTGAGGCAAAAAGTGGAGGAGGCGGCGCCCTATCCATTGCTGAAAATTAAAATGGGCAAAGACAACGACGAAGAGGTGCTGGCTGCGGTCCGCAGCGTCACCCAAAAGACGCTGCGTGTGGACGCCAATGAAGGCTGGAAGAACAAGGAGCTGGCGTTGCGCAAGGTAGAATGGCTGGCGCAAAACGGCGTGGATCTGGTGGAGCAGCCCATGCCCGCGCACATGCTGGAAGAGACGGCCTGGGTGAAAGAGCGCGCGACCATCCCCATCATCGCCGATGAATCGGTCAAGACCAGCCAGGATATCCCGGCCCTGGCGCAGGCCTTTGACGGCATCAATATCAAAGTGGACAAAGCCGGCGGACTGCAGGAGTCGTTGCGGATGATTTGGATGGCGCGGGCTTTGGGAATGAAGATCATGCTGGGGTGCATGGTCTCCAGCTCGTTGTCCATCACCGCTGCGGCGCATCTGTCGCCGTTGACCGATTTCCCCGATCTGGACGGCAATTTGCTGCTGGCTCGGGATCCTTTTCAAGGTGTGACGGTCAAAGAGGGGTGGCTGATTCTGCCGGACAAGCCGGGCCTGGGTGTAAGCGGAGATTTTTGA
- a CDS encoding DUF47 family protein translates to MMSLAKKEEHVLQQMQQHLLQTHLCLLSCRKLFDRFLENDAAACEALWLEVQDREHQADVLRRTVYDLLSEGAFLPLLRGDLHRLVDTLDDVAGVGEDL, encoded by the coding sequence ATGATGTCGCTTGCTAAAAAAGAAGAACATGTGCTGCAGCAGATGCAACAACATCTGCTGCAAACGCACCTGTGCCTGCTGTCGTGCAGAAAGCTGTTCGATCGCTTTCTGGAAAACGATGCCGCCGCCTGTGAGGCGTTATGGCTGGAGGTGCAGGACCGCGAACATCAGGCCGATGTGCTGCGCAGAACCGTGTATGATCTGTTGAGCGAGGGCGCTTTCCTGCCCTTGTTGCGTGGCGATCTGCACCGGTTGGTGGACACTCTGGATGACGTAGCCGGCGTCGGCGAAGATCTG